One bacterium DNA window includes the following coding sequences:
- a CDS encoding DNA-binding protein, translating into MKVHEKKFGRIYQLVFERGDDFFGELNRFVKEKNIRAGSVFIFGALAETDMVTGFKSNEGFDIDPRAFKEKQELLGLGNISWPDAPPRVMGDVVWDEPQPYVHIHLAISGTPGKTEEVLVGHLSGGKVVGMYVDIYELV; encoded by the coding sequence ATGAAGGTCCATGAGAAGAAATTCGGGAGGATTTACCAGCTCGTTTTCGAGAGGGGCGACGATTTTTTCGGCGAGTTGAACCGGTTTGTGAAGGAGAAGAACATCCGCGCGGGCTCTGTCTTCATCTTCGGGGCGCTCGCCGAGACCGACATGGTGACAGGCTTCAAGAGCAACGAGGGTTTTGACATCGATCCGCGCGCCTTCAAGGAGAAGCAGGAGCTTCTCGGCCTCGGAAACATCTCCTGGCCCGATGCCCCGCCCCGCGTCATGGGGGATGTCGTATGGGACGAACCCCAGCCCTACGTCCACATCCACCTGGCGATCAGCGGCACCCCCGGCAAGACCGAAGAGGTCCTCGTCGGCCACCTGAGCGGCGGGAAGGTGGTGGGGATGTACGTCGACATCTACGAGCTGGTGTAG
- a CDS encoding M24 family metallopeptidase, whose translation YTAQIGNPICIGKPTDQARKLWDEAVLTSARAIEDALKPGKTLEDVRRAGNIIIENGYTGRPTLCHGIDIATAHPHIRMEEIVAHDYEQILQPGAVIMSEPNPATMDGKLGMFFGRTYIITEEGNEAVTKYPFELIVV comes from the coding sequence TACACGGCCCAGATCGGGAATCCCATCTGCATCGGGAAGCCCACCGATCAGGCGCGCAAGCTCTGGGACGAGGCCGTTCTCACGAGTGCGCGCGCCATCGAGGACGCCCTGAAGCCCGGGAAGACGCTCGAGGATGTCCGGCGGGCCGGAAACATCATCATCGAGAACGGCTATACCGGTAGGCCGACCCTCTGCCACGGAATCGACATCGCGACCGCCCATCCCCATATCCGGATGGAGGAGATCGTGGCGCACGACTACGAGCAGATCCTCCAGCCCGGCGCGGTCATCATGAGCGAGCCGAATCCGGCCACCATGGACGGAAAACTGGGCATGTTTTTCGGGAGGACCTACATCATCACCGAAGAGGGAAACGAGGCGGTGACGAAATATCCCTTCGAGCTGATCGTTGTCTAG
- a CDS encoding NIPSNAP family protein has protein sequence MIHELQFRSLQNRGAAEYNEIFGAHLEKGPMAASLRGSFHCDIGDLNRVLHVWAYEDMAQWEEGQTYLQGLPAEKLVKTEVSKMVKTPPFLPAPLPGAHGGVYEVRTYAAFPGAIESSVFASWGRYLAERETLSKCVAFFYIQYEDQEEYIHFWPYRDLNHRAEVRGSYPKINWPPGTKESSRASVISQNSEIWMPASFSPMH, from the coding sequence GTGATCCATGAACTTCAGTTCCGGAGTCTCCAGAACCGGGGGGCGGCTGAGTACAACGAAATTTTTGGGGCGCATCTGGAGAAGGGGCCGATGGCGGCCTCCCTGCGGGGCTCGTTTCACTGCGACATCGGCGATTTGAACCGCGTCCTCCACGTCTGGGCGTACGAAGATATGGCACAGTGGGAAGAGGGGCAGACCTACCTCCAGGGGCTGCCGGCCGAGAAGCTGGTCAAGACGGAGGTGTCCAAGATGGTGAAGACCCCGCCCTTCCTTCCCGCGCCCCTTCCGGGCGCCCACGGCGGCGTCTACGAGGTGCGCACCTACGCGGCGTTTCCCGGCGCCATCGAAAGCAGCGTGTTCGCCAGTTGGGGACGGTACCTCGCCGAAAGAGAGACGCTCTCCAAGTGCGTTGCCTTTTTCTATATCCAGTACGAGGATCAGGAAGAATACATCCATTTCTGGCCCTACCGGGACCTGAACCACCGCGCCGAGGTGCGGGGGAGCTACCCGAAGATCAACTGGCCGCCCGGTACGAAAGAGAGCTCCCGCGCCTCGGTCATCTCCCAGAACTCGGAGATATGGATGCCCGCTTCTTTCTCGCCGATGCACTGA
- a CDS encoding MBL fold metallo-hydrolase, protein MRQLSEHLYAETAYSWANVGAAVTEAGVLLLDCPVRPTDSKDWLEKLGALSPTGIRYLIATDYHGDHTTGSAFVPEVEFIAPRYVFDEIAKGDNDFSKKIFVETLRDQGCAEEADAIAAARVPLPRICFEDALNLYLPPLTFEIRRLGGHSPACSSVYVPEEGVLFSGDIVINGPSPGMRDANAAEWLAALDWVEALPVETIVPGHGEICGMEVVRRLRDYIGGMRADMVSLLEKGMDREDAVREDVFGKYFESDDSRGAYWSQQRKDTFRAGLERLYDEVRAG, encoded by the coding sequence TTGCGCCAACTGAGTGAACATCTCTACGCGGAAACCGCGTACAGCTGGGCGAACGTCGGCGCGGCCGTTACGGAGGCCGGGGTGCTGCTGCTGGATTGCCCTGTCCGGCCCACCGACTCGAAGGACTGGCTGGAGAAGCTCGGCGCGCTGAGCCCTACGGGCATCCGGTATCTGATCGCCACCGACTATCACGGCGATCACACCACGGGATCGGCCTTCGTGCCGGAGGTGGAGTTCATCGCGCCGCGGTATGTGTTCGATGAGATCGCAAAGGGCGACAACGATTTCTCAAAAAAAATATTCGTCGAAACGCTTCGGGATCAAGGATGCGCAGAGGAAGCCGACGCCATCGCGGCGGCCCGGGTGCCGCTCCCCCGGATCTGCTTCGAGGATGCGCTGAACCTCTATCTTCCGCCGCTGACGTTCGAGATCCGCCGCCTGGGCGGGCACTCGCCCGCCTGCAGCTCGGTCTACGTGCCCGAGGAGGGTGTTCTCTTCTCGGGCGATATCGTCATCAACGGTCCTTCGCCCGGGATGCGCGACGCCAACGCGGCCGAGTGGCTTGCCGCCCTCGACTGGGTGGAGGCCCTGCCCGTCGAGACCATCGTCCCGGGCCACGGCGAGATATGCGGGATGGAGGTCGTCCGCCGCCTGCGGGACTACATCGGCGGGATGCGGGCAGACATGGTTTCCCTCCTTGAGAAGGGGATGGATCGGGAGGATGCGGTGCGGGAAGATGTTTTCGGTAAATATTTCGAGTCCGACGACAGCCGGGGCGCCTACTGGTCGCAGCAGCGGAAGGACACCTTCCGGGCCGGGCTCGAGCGCCTCTACGACGAAGTGCGTGCCGGATAA
- a CDS encoding MFS transporter, protein MKADAPPQKKPEDREGIQKVPFAALVFAHAVNDMSSGFFAPLAPLVAAKLGLSLTMIGTIMAIRSVFNSVPQPLFGWLIDRYPGRWWLLSTPLVVGFFRSGFGLATGFWGLTGMLSVAAFGGACFHPAAAARARELSGTRRGLVMATYVAAGRIGQSAGPIIALALVSWFGLEGLVAATGFYGLSMAALYYFPPRPQEREEAPRAAAGSGGSREGWGAMAFLYGISILRNTVTINLYAFLPLYFAARGESLWTGGTALTFILVSGGAGSVAGGWLSDLMGRKKVIVLSALASFPLLLAFLQAGGIGKLLLILPLGLVLHASMGVSVAYAQELLPGRPALAASLLQGGNWFVSGLTLTATGALGDYFGLQAALHVLLILLFAEFFLALLLPGTGRRIVSEGV, encoded by the coding sequence TTGAAAGCCGACGCCCCGCCGCAGAAAAAACCGGAGGACCGCGAAGGGATTCAGAAAGTCCCCTTCGCCGCGCTCGTCTTCGCGCATGCCGTCAACGACATGTCGAGCGGATTTTTCGCGCCCCTGGCGCCCCTGGTGGCGGCCAAGCTGGGGTTGAGCCTCACCATGATCGGCACGATCATGGCGATCCGGAGCGTGTTCAACTCCGTGCCGCAACCCCTGTTCGGATGGCTGATCGATCGCTACCCGGGCCGCTGGTGGCTTCTTTCCACTCCTTTGGTGGTGGGTTTTTTCCGGAGTGGTTTCGGCCTGGCGACAGGCTTCTGGGGCCTGACCGGAATGCTCTCGGTGGCCGCGTTCGGCGGCGCGTGTTTTCATCCCGCCGCCGCGGCACGGGCCCGCGAGCTTTCGGGGACGCGGCGCGGGCTCGTTATGGCGACCTATGTGGCCGCAGGAAGAATCGGCCAGTCGGCAGGGCCCATCATCGCGCTGGCCCTGGTGTCCTGGTTCGGACTCGAGGGCCTTGTCGCGGCGACGGGATTTTATGGCCTCTCCATGGCGGCGCTCTATTATTTTCCGCCGCGGCCGCAGGAGCGGGAAGAGGCGCCGCGCGCGGCAGCGGGGTCGGGGGGAAGCAGAGAGGGCTGGGGGGCGATGGCGTTTCTCTACGGCATCTCGATCCTCCGCAATACGGTCACCATCAACCTGTATGCCTTTCTCCCCCTCTATTTTGCCGCCCGCGGGGAATCGCTCTGGACGGGAGGAACGGCCCTGACCTTTATCCTCGTCTCGGGGGGTGCGGGGAGCGTGGCGGGGGGATGGCTTTCGGATCTGATGGGGAGGAAAAAGGTGATCGTGCTCTCCGCGCTTGCGTCTTTTCCCCTCCTGCTCGCGTTTCTTCAGGCCGGAGGGATCGGGAAGCTGCTCCTCATCCTTCCGCTCGGCCTGGTGCTGCACGCATCCATGGGGGTGAGCGTGGCCTACGCGCAGGAACTCCTTCCGGGCCGGCCGGCGCTTGCCGCCAGCCTTCTTCAGGGGGGAAACTGGTTTGTCTCGGGCCTCACGCTGACCGCGACGGGCGCGCTGGGAGATTATTTCGGGCTCCAGGCGGCCCTTCACGTTCTGCTCATTTTGCTGTTCGCGGAGTTCTTCCTGGCGCTGCTGCTCCCCGGCACGGGGCGGCGCATTGTTTCTGAGGGGGTTTGA